The window AAGGCGCGGACTGACGCTTTGCAGCGGATTCTTCGCAGAGCTCGAGGCAGCGGGAGACTTTACCGCCCCTGAAGCCCAGCGCGCGCTGATCGACAAGGCGGAACGATATGCCGATTTCCTGAAAGCCTGCGGCAGCGACATCATGGTGATTGGCGCCCCGTTACGCCAAACTCTCGGCGCCCAGCCGGTGCAGTTCCACGATTTCGACCGTGCCAAGGCAATCGCCGATTTCCTCAATCGGCTTGGCGCGACCCTCCATGCCAGAGGCGTCCGGCTCGCGCTGCACACGGAGGCGCACTCGATCTTTGCCGCCGCGCGCGACGTCGACCTGATGATGCTGCTGACCGATCCGGCCTATGTGCATATGTGCCCGGACACCGCCCATATCATCGTTGCCGGCTCCGACCCCGTCCAGTTGGTTGACCGTCATCACGAGCGCATGATCATCGCCCACTGGAAGGATGCGGTCGGCCCGATGCCAGCCGATACCCCGATCGACAAGCAGATCCATGAACGCCACCAGCCCTATTTCTGCGGCTTTGGCCTCGGACGCGTCGACTGGCCGGCCTGGATCCGGCTGTTGCGCGACAAGGCCTATGAAGGCTGGGCAATCCTCGAACTCGATGCCGCGCCCGATCCCGTCCGCGACATCGCCAACGGGCTCACGCTCGTCCGGCAGGCGCTCCTGCCGATTTATCGCTGAGATCATTCCGAAGACGACAAACGCCCCGCCAAGAGGGCATTTTCAAGAGGTGGAACAATGAAGACCATGATGAAGCTCTTTCTTGCCGGTGTGGCTTTCGCCGGTCCCATCGCCGCGGCGCATGCCGAGGACAAGCCGACGATCGAGATCATGTCGTCCTGGACGTCGGGCGGCGAAGCGGCAGCCTTGAACGTCATCAAGACGGAATTCGAAAAGCGCGGCGGCATCTGGAAGGATTCCTCCATTGCCGGCTTCGGCGCTGCCGATGCCGCCTTCCAGAACCGCATCGTCGCCGGCGACGCGCCCGGCGCCAAACAGGGCGTCATCGGTCTTGCTGCCGCCGATTTCGTCAGCCAGGGTCTTTTCAACCCGATCGACGACGTTGCTGCCGCCGGCAAATGGGCCGACGTCTTGCCGAAATCGATCAGCGCTCTCATTTCCTATGATGGCAAGGTCTATCTCGCGCCGACCGGCGCCCATGGCGAAAGCTGGGTCTTCTATTCCAAGGAGGCCTTCGACAAGGCCAGTATTGCGCAGGAACCGAAGAGCTGGGACGAGTTTTTCGCTGATCTCGACAAGCTGAAGGCCGCCGGCCTTATCCCGGTCGCCTGGGGCGGCCAGCCCTGGCAGCAGACCAAGGTCTTCAACATGATCCTGCTCTCGCAGGTGGGGAGCGACGGCTTTCTGAAGATCTATGCAGACAAGGACAAGAGCGAGGCATCCGTCGACGGCGTAAAGAAGACTCTCGAAATCCTTGGCAAGCTGCGCGGTTATGTCGACGCGGGTGCGGCGGGCCGCAACTGGAACGATGCGACAGCCATGCTGATCACCGCCAAAGCCGGCGTGCAGTTCATGGGCGATTGGGCCAAGGGCGAATTCACCGTTGCCGGCAAAGAGCCTGGCAAGGATTATGGCTGCATGATCGCTCCCGAATCCAGAGGCATGGTCTATATCGCCGACTCCCTGTGGTTCCCGAAAACCGGCAATGCCCAGGCCGACAAGGCGCAGAAGCTTCTCGCCGAAGTCGTCATGGACCCGGCGATCCAGGTCGAATTCGCCCTTAAGAAGGGCTCTATCCCGATGCGCTCCGACGTCGACAAGTCTAAACTCGACGTCTGCGCGCAGAAGGGCGTCGAGCTGATGAGCGCCGGCGCGATCGTGCCCGATCAGGCGATCGTGCTCACGCCGCAGCAGGTCGGTTCGCTCGACGATTTCGTCGACGAATATTGGAGCGGCGGCTCGAACGACGCGGCGGCTGCGGCCGAGAATTTCTTCGCCATCTTCGAGTAGGATCGTGTCCGTGGCGTCGGACTGTCTCCGACGCCACGGCTTCCGCGCTGCGTGCTCCGCGGCGGCGCGTGTTCCGCTTTCCATCCGACAACGAGCTGGCCGATGTCCGTCAAACGCAAGCGCAATCTTTCCGCGATCATCGCCCTCTTGCCGACATGGTTTGCCGCGGTCGTGGTCTTCATCGGCACCATGGGCTGGTCGATAAGGCTGTCCTTCACCAATTCCACGCTCTTTCCGTCTTCGACCTATATCGGCTTCGCGCAATATTCGAAGCTCTTCGCCTCGGCCAAATGGCTGGCCTCACTGCAAAACGTCTTGATCTTCGGCGTCCTCTATGTCGCGGGCTGTCTGGTGCTCGGCTTTCTTCTGGCCGCCGCACTCGACCGCAAGATCCGTTTCGAAAGCGCCTTCAGGACGATCTTCCTCTATCCCTACGCCATGTCCTTCGTGGTGACCGGGCTGATCTGGCAATGGATGCTCAATCCGACGCTCGGCATCCAGGCGAGCGTGCGTTCGCTCGGCTGGGAAAGCTTCGTCCTCGACTGGGTGGTCAATCGCGACATGGCGATCTATGCGCTGGTGCTCGCCGGCGTATGGCAGGGCGCGGGGCTGGTCATGGTCATTGCGCTTGCCGGCATACGCGGCATCGAGGCCGAGCAATGGAAAGCGGCGCGCGTCGACGGCATCCCCGTCTGGCGCATCTATGTCTCGATCATCCTGCCCCAGCTCGGGCCGGCACTCGCCGCTGCCGGCATGCTGCTCGCCATGGGCGTGATCAAGACCTACGACATCGTCGTCGCCATGACCAATGGCGGCCCCGGCAATGCCACCGAGGTGCCGGCGAAATTCATCATGGACAATTTGTTCGGGCGCCAGAATCTCGGCCTTGCCACAGCAGGCGCAACGGTGCTCGTCCTCAGCGTCATCATCGCGGTCGCGCCATTTCGCTATGCGATGCACATGCGCAACCGGGCGGAGGGAGCGGCGTGATGAACCAGCCTCACCCGAACGGGCCGAAGCCGGCGAGGATCACGGCGGGACGCATCGGCCTTTATACCTTCCTGGTCGCCGCCGCACTTTTCTTCCTTCTGCCGCTCTATACGATGGTCGTCACCTCGCTGAAGTCGATGGACGAAATCCGGCTCGGGCAGATCTTTGCCCTCCCCGCCACGCTCGATTTCTCCGCCTGGGTGACCGCCTGGTCGGGCGCCTGCATGGGAACCGTCTGCGTCGGCATTCGCAGCGGCTTCTGGAATTCGGTGGCGATCACCGTTCCCGCGGTCGCGATCTCGGTCTTCATCGGTGCCGTCAACGGCTATGCGCTGTCGCTCTGGCGGCCGCGCGGGGCAAATGCGCTCTTTGGCTTGTTAATGGCCGGCGGTCTCATCCCCTACCAGATCTTCCTCTATCCGATGGTTCGCGCCATGGCGAATATCGGCCTCTACAATTCACTCGCCGGCATCATTATCGTCCACGTCATCTTCGGCCTGCCGCTGGTGACACTGCTCTTCCGCAACTATTTCGTCAGCGTGCCGGAGGAGCTCTGCAAGGCGGCGCGCGTCGACGGCGCTGGCTTCTGGCGCATCTTCTTCGAAATCATGCTGCCGATCGCCGTGCCTATGGTCGTCGTAGTCTCCATGCTGCAGTTCACCGGCATCTGGAACGACTTCCTGCTCGGTCTCGTCTTCGCCGGGCGCGACAACCTGCCGATGACCGTGCAGCTCAACAACATCGTCAATACCACGATGGGCGAGCGCACCTACAATGTGAACATGGCGGCGACGATCCTCACCGCCATCCTCCCTCTCGCCATCTATTTCCTGTCCGGCCGCTGGTTCGTGCGCGGCATCGCGGCCGGCGCAGTCAAGGGGTAACGCTTCCATGCAATCCGCCGTCTCCGTCAAGGACCTGAAGATCGCCTATGGCCACCATACGGTGATCGAGAAGATGTCGATCGACGTCGCGCCCCGCGAGTTCCTGGTGCTGCTCGGCCCTTCCGGCTGCGGCAAGTCCACGCTTTTGAACGCTATTGCCGGCCTGCAGGACATTACGGCGGGCGAGGTGTGGATCTCCGGCAGGAACGTCAGCTGGGAGGAGCCGAAGGATCGCGGCATCGGCATGGTCTTCCAGTCCTACGCGCTCTATCCGCGCATGTCGGTGCGCAAGAATCTCTCCTTCGGGCTCCGTGTCGCCGGCCTGCCCAAGGCCGAGATCGAAGCGCGCGTCACGCGCACCGCCGCCCTCCTCCACCTCGATACGCTGCTCGATCGGCGCCCTGCCGAACTATCAGGCGGTCAGCGCCAGCGCGTCGCCATCGGCCGGGCGCTGGTGCGGGAAGTGGATGTGTTCCTCTTCGACGAACCGCTGTCAAATCTCGACGCCAAGCTGCGCAACGAATTGCGCGTCGAGATCAAAAAGCTGCATCAGAGCCTCGGCAATACCATGATCTATGTGACTCATGATCAGGTCGAAGCGCTGACGCTCGCCGATCGCATCGCCATCATGCGCGACGGCGTGATCCAGCAGCTCTCCTCGCCGGCGGAGATCTACCGCCGTCCGGCCAACCTCTTCGTCGCCGGCTTCATCGGTGCTCCGGCGATGAATTTCATCGAGGGCCGGATCGAACGCGACGGCGCCTCGCCGGTCTTCCGGAGCAACGGGCTCGTCGTCGATCTCTCGGGATATGCTTTCCGGGCCGCGACGGCGGAAGGGCCTGTTACGTTAGGAGTTCGCCCCGAGCACCTTGTGCTCGACGGGGCGGTAAGCGGGCTGCCCACCATTCCTGGCCGCGTTTCCGTCGTCGAGCCGATGGGATCGGATACCGTCGTCTGGTTCGACTGGACGGAGCAGAGCCTCTCGCTTCGTTTTATGGGCGACATCGACGTCAAGCCCGGCGATGCCGTGGCTCCGGGCCTAGATATCGCCAAGGCGTCGCTCTTCGCTGCCGATGGGTCGCGGCTTTGACGCACCATCCCTTTGCTTTCCCGCAATTTCGGATGCGCTTTGCGCTGCTTTGAGGAATTGCCCCAGGACAGGAATTGAAAAGACATGTCTGAGATCGTTTATGATGCGCTCGTGATCGGCTCCGGCGCGGCGGGTTCCTTCGCGGTCAAAGAGCTGACGGCCCAAGGGCTGTCGGTGCTGCTGCTTGAGGCCGGGCCGGCCGTCGGCCCCAGAGATTTCGACCCGGCGCGCAAGAAGGCGCCGGCAAGCAGCATCAATATCTGGGAGCGCGCACGCGCCACCCTGAAGGGCCAGCCGATCCAGGCGCGCGCGGCCTTCTTTACCGAACGTTTCAGCCACTTCTTCGTCAACGACCGCAAGAACCCTTATACGACGCCGAAAGGCGAGCCATTTCTCTGGATTCGCGGCCGTCAGGGCGGCGGACGTCTGCACAGTTTCGGCCGCGTGCTGCTGCGCTGGACCGACGATGATTTCAAAATCCGATCGCGTACCGGAAAGGGCGTGGACTGGCCGGTTTCCTATGACGAGCTCACGCCGTTCTACGAAGAGGTGGAGGCCTATCTCGGGCTCTACGGCAACAAGGACGATGTGCCGACCTTGCCGGACGGCCTTTATGCGAAACCGGCCAACCTGACGCCGGCAGAACAGATCTTCAAGCAGGCTGTGGAAAGCCGTTGGCCGGAACGGCACGTCGTCTCCTGGCGTTATATCGCGCCGGACGCCGAACGCATGCCGCGACCGCTGCGGGATGCCAAGACGACCGGCCGGCTGAGCGTCCGCTATGACGCCGTCGTTCGCCGCATCACCACGGACGAAAAAACCGGCCGCGCCACCGGCGCGCAGTTTGTCGATCGCAATAGCGGAGAGGTGTCGACGGCGCGTGCCGCGACGGTGGTGCTCTCCGCCTCGCCGATCGAGAGCGTGCGGCTGCTGCTGAATTCGGCATCGGCAAGACATCCTCATGGGCTCGGAAACAGCTCGGGCGCACTCGGACGCTATTTCATGGATCAGCTTCCATGCCTCGCTTTCGGCTCCTTTTCCAAGGCGAAGGGTTGGGCTGTTGACGGTTCCGCTCCCGTCGATCCCTTCTACAATCCGTCCGGTGGGATCTTCATCCCGCGCTTCGGGGAGGGTGACGCCGCCCGCGGCGATTTCGACTATCAGGGCAGCATCGGCAGGGCGCCGGTTTCAGAGGAGACCGATGCGCGTCTCGCCTTCTTCGGCTTCGGCCGCATGCTGCCCTATGCCGACAACCGCATCACCCTGGATGGCAAGCGAAAGGATGCCTGGAACATTCCGGTGCCGCACATTCGCTGCGTCATACAGGAGGAGGAGCGGCGGCTGCTCCGCCGGCAGGAGGAGACGTTGATCGCCATGATCCGGGAGGTCG of the Rhizobium etli CFN 42 genome contains:
- a CDS encoding sugar phosphate isomerase/epimerase family protein — protein: MASDDRLRFGVDLVTFFHPGFWGVDSHDAIVGRARAAPRAFWDKILDSVQASGVTGVELTFSPFNWQDAIKTYGSIDGFAAELARRGLTLCSGFFAELEAAGDFTAPEAQRALIDKAERYADFLKACGSDIMVIGAPLRQTLGAQPVQFHDFDRAKAIADFLNRLGATLHARGVRLALHTEAHSIFAAARDVDLMMLLTDPAYVHMCPDTAHIIVAGSDPVQLVDRHHERMIIAHWKDAVGPMPADTPIDKQIHERHQPYFCGFGLGRVDWPAWIRLLRDKAYEGWAILELDAAPDPVRDIANGLTLVRQALLPIYR
- a CDS encoding ABC transporter substrate-binding protein, with product MKTMMKLFLAGVAFAGPIAAAHAEDKPTIEIMSSWTSGGEAAALNVIKTEFEKRGGIWKDSSIAGFGAADAAFQNRIVAGDAPGAKQGVIGLAAADFVSQGLFNPIDDVAAAGKWADVLPKSISALISYDGKVYLAPTGAHGESWVFYSKEAFDKASIAQEPKSWDEFFADLDKLKAAGLIPVAWGGQPWQQTKVFNMILLSQVGSDGFLKIYADKDKSEASVDGVKKTLEILGKLRGYVDAGAAGRNWNDATAMLITAKAGVQFMGDWAKGEFTVAGKEPGKDYGCMIAPESRGMVYIADSLWFPKTGNAQADKAQKLLAEVVMDPAIQVEFALKKGSIPMRSDVDKSKLDVCAQKGVELMSAGAIVPDQAIVLTPQQVGSLDDFVDEYWSGGSNDAAAAAENFFAIFE
- a CDS encoding carbohydrate ABC transporter permease, producing the protein MSVKRKRNLSAIIALLPTWFAAVVVFIGTMGWSIRLSFTNSTLFPSSTYIGFAQYSKLFASAKWLASLQNVLIFGVLYVAGCLVLGFLLAAALDRKIRFESAFRTIFLYPYAMSFVVTGLIWQWMLNPTLGIQASVRSLGWESFVLDWVVNRDMAIYALVLAGVWQGAGLVMVIALAGIRGIEAEQWKAARVDGIPVWRIYVSIILPQLGPALAAAGMLLAMGVIKTYDIVVAMTNGGPGNATEVPAKFIMDNLFGRQNLGLATAGATVLVLSVIIAVAPFRYAMHMRNRAEGAA
- a CDS encoding carbohydrate ABC transporter permease, producing MNQPHPNGPKPARITAGRIGLYTFLVAAALFFLLPLYTMVVTSLKSMDEIRLGQIFALPATLDFSAWVTAWSGACMGTVCVGIRSGFWNSVAITVPAVAISVFIGAVNGYALSLWRPRGANALFGLLMAGGLIPYQIFLYPMVRAMANIGLYNSLAGIIIVHVIFGLPLVTLLFRNYFVSVPEELCKAARVDGAGFWRIFFEIMLPIAVPMVVVVSMLQFTGIWNDFLLGLVFAGRDNLPMTVQLNNIVNTTMGERTYNVNMAATILTAILPLAIYFLSGRWFVRGIAAGAVKG
- a CDS encoding ABC transporter ATP-binding protein; translated protein: MQSAVSVKDLKIAYGHHTVIEKMSIDVAPREFLVLLGPSGCGKSTLLNAIAGLQDITAGEVWISGRNVSWEEPKDRGIGMVFQSYALYPRMSVRKNLSFGLRVAGLPKAEIEARVTRTAALLHLDTLLDRRPAELSGGQRQRVAIGRALVREVDVFLFDEPLSNLDAKLRNELRVEIKKLHQSLGNTMIYVTHDQVEALTLADRIAIMRDGVIQQLSSPAEIYRRPANLFVAGFIGAPAMNFIEGRIERDGASPVFRSNGLVVDLSGYAFRAATAEGPVTLGVRPEHLVLDGAVSGLPTIPGRVSVVEPMGSDTVVWFDWTEQSLSLRFMGDIDVKPGDAVAPGLDIAKASLFAADGSRL
- a CDS encoding GMC oxidoreductase, which translates into the protein MSEIVYDALVIGSGAAGSFAVKELTAQGLSVLLLEAGPAVGPRDFDPARKKAPASSINIWERARATLKGQPIQARAAFFTERFSHFFVNDRKNPYTTPKGEPFLWIRGRQGGGRLHSFGRVLLRWTDDDFKIRSRTGKGVDWPVSYDELTPFYEEVEAYLGLYGNKDDVPTLPDGLYAKPANLTPAEQIFKQAVESRWPERHVVSWRYIAPDAERMPRPLRDAKTTGRLSVRYDAVVRRITTDEKTGRATGAQFVDRNSGEVSTARAATVVLSASPIESVRLLLNSASARHPHGLGNSSGALGRYFMDQLPCLAFGSFSKAKGWAVDGSAPVDPFYNPSGGIFIPRFGEGDAARGDFDYQGSIGRAPVSEETDARLAFFGFGRMLPYADNRITLDGKRKDAWNIPVPHIRCVIQEEERRLLRRQEETLIAMIREVGGDLECIGSPTGLKEMGRGAFPDADAFSRFMFRTWFRKTMCMGAAIHETGGARMGETPEASVLNSYNQVWDAPNIIVTDASAFPGSGIAGTTLTVMALTIRACRYLVDRYRTGLL